A section of the Rhodobacteraceae bacterium M382 genome encodes:
- a CDS encoding tetratricopeptide repeat protein → MTQDIFGQETSLTVPGAMRDWNAVQMGVLSHSAATPQHLMAVLKAAPDFALAHAAKGMFYLLLGRRELLPTVREALANADAALLRAPALPREQRYVAALRLWLAGKPSAAIAELEHILITHPADSLAMKLSHAIRFVLGDCDGMRRSIERVMPAYEPDHAGRGYLLGCHAFALEETGAYDKAGIAGRQALWMAPDDAWGLHAVAHVHEMTGDARQGLDWLEGREEAWAHCNNFRYHVWWHKALMHLSEGEADTVLELYDTQIRQDKTDDYRDISNATSLLMRLELEGVNVGNRWNELAEFSANRTEDGSLIFADLHYLLALTATNRQDATKQMIARIHADAKRDTSEADGRMAAPGCAAALGLEAFGEARYDTAFAHLVQARDTMQRAGGSHAQRDVFERMTIDAGLRAGQLDEAEAILDDRQSKRGGFEDAYANARRDLIAAGRGGASAHSVPAE, encoded by the coding sequence ATGACCCAAGACATTTTTGGCCAAGAGACGAGCCTGACCGTACCGGGCGCCATGCGCGACTGGAACGCGGTCCAGATGGGCGTGCTCTCGCATTCAGCAGCCACGCCACAACATCTGATGGCCGTGCTCAAAGCCGCGCCGGATTTTGCCCTGGCGCATGCGGCCAAAGGGATGTTCTATCTGCTGCTGGGACGGCGAGAGCTGTTGCCAACGGTACGCGAGGCTTTGGCCAACGCCGACGCGGCGCTGCTGCGTGCGCCTGCCCTGCCACGGGAACAGCGGTATGTTGCAGCCCTGCGTTTGTGGCTGGCAGGCAAACCCAGCGCCGCCATTGCAGAACTTGAACACATCCTGATCACCCATCCTGCCGATTCTCTGGCCATGAAGCTGAGCCATGCGATCCGGTTCGTGCTGGGAGATTGCGACGGAATGCGACGGTCGATCGAACGGGTGATGCCCGCCTATGAACCGGACCATGCGGGCCGTGGCTATCTGCTGGGCTGTCACGCTTTTGCGCTCGAAGAAACCGGTGCCTATGACAAGGCCGGCATCGCGGGACGTCAGGCCCTGTGGATGGCTCCCGATGACGCCTGGGGCCTGCACGCCGTCGCCCACGTCCACGAAATGACCGGCGATGCGCGTCAGGGGCTCGACTGGCTGGAAGGGCGTGAGGAAGCCTGGGCCCATTGCAACAATTTCCGCTACCACGTGTGGTGGCACAAGGCGCTGATGCATCTGTCCGAAGGCGAAGCCGATACGGTTCTGGAGCTTTACGACACCCAGATCCGCCAGGACAAGACCGACGATTACCGGGACATTTCGAACGCCACGTCGCTGTTGATGCGGCTCGAACTGGAAGGTGTCAACGTTGGCAATCGCTGGAACGAACTGGCAGAGTTCAGCGCCAACCGCACCGAAGACGGCAGCCTGATCTTTGCCGATCTGCACTACCTTCTGGCGCTCACCGCTACAAACCGCCAGGACGCCACCAAACAGATGATCGCGCGCATCCATGCCGATGCCAAACGTGACACTTCCGAGGCCGACGGGCGCATGGCCGCTCCCGGTTGCGCGGCGGCTCTGGGGCTCGAGGCCTTTGGCGAGGCGCGATATGACACTGCTTTTGCCCATCTGGTCCAGGCCCGTGACACCATGCAGCGCGCAGGCGGCAGCCATGCCCAACGCGACGTCTTTGAACGCATGACCATTGATGCCGGTTTGCGCGCGGGACAGCTTGACGAAGCGGAAGCCATCCTTGATGACCGCCAGAGCAAGCGGGGCGGGTTCGAGGATGCCTATGCCAATGCACGCCGGGATCTGATCGCGGCGGGCCGCGGCGGTGCCAGCGCCCACAGCGTCCCTGCAGAATAA
- a CDS encoding OpgC domain-containing protein, with product MATHLSPVSETGTPRPAAVANVPTPPQVAVTAPRVRDPRLDFYRGIAMFIILCAHVPGNRWTGWIPARFGFSDATEIFVFCSGMASAIAFGGAFAKSGWWLGTARVAFRCWQVFWAHIGLFLAVATTMAALNLTGAFEKNYINALNLGHFFGDPAPQLVGLFTLTYVPNYFDILPMYLVVLALMPVMMGLARINLWLAAAASIGIWLLANPYIVGLGPAGVALPAEPWSERKWFFNPFGWQLLFFTGFAFMKGWLPAPPVSKWLVLAALGFVLLSMPWGSWKVLTWIGYWDPDLKATVQSHLPTIKEWRHKSDFGPLRYIHFLSLAYLGWVVAGEGGKRLMASGASWAARVWAVLLNVILKVGQQSLAVFVFSMWLARMIGWGLDQTNRDILTVAAANLIGFAMIIACAYVAAWFKSHPWRAKRA from the coding sequence ATGGCGACCCATCTTTCGCCCGTTTCCGAGACTGGCACACCCCGCCCTGCGGCGGTGGCCAATGTCCCGACCCCCCCGCAGGTGGCAGTCACAGCTCCGCGTGTCCGTGACCCGCGGCTGGATTTCTATCGCGGCATTGCGATGTTCATCATCCTGTGCGCCCATGTCCCCGGCAATCGCTGGACAGGCTGGATCCCGGCGCGGTTCGGGTTCTCGGATGCAACCGAGATCTTTGTCTTTTGTTCGGGAATGGCCTCGGCCATTGCTTTTGGCGGGGCATTTGCAAAAAGCGGCTGGTGGCTGGGCACGGCCCGGGTCGCCTTTCGCTGTTGGCAGGTGTTCTGGGCCCACATCGGTCTGTTCCTGGCAGTTGCGACCACCATGGCGGCCCTGAACCTGACGGGTGCCTTTGAAAAGAACTATATCAACGCGCTGAACCTTGGACATTTCTTTGGTGATCCGGCACCACAGCTGGTGGGGTTGTTCACCCTGACCTATGTGCCGAATTATTTCGACATTCTGCCCATGTATCTGGTGGTTCTGGCGTTGATGCCGGTGATGATGGGGCTGGCACGGATCAATCTGTGGCTGGCGGCCGCGGCTTCGATCGGAATCTGGCTGTTGGCCAATCCCTATATTGTCGGTTTGGGGCCCGCGGGCGTGGCGCTTCCGGCCGAACCCTGGTCCGAGCGCAAATGGTTCTTTAACCCCTTTGGCTGGCAATTGCTGTTCTTTACCGGTTTTGCCTTTATGAAAGGCTGGTTGCCCGCGCCGCCGGTGTCAAAATGGCTGGTTCTGGCTGCGCTGGGATTTGTTCTGCTGTCCATGCCCTGGGGGTCCTGGAAGGTTCTGACCTGGATCGGCTATTGGGATCCGGACCTCAAGGCCACTGTGCAATCGCACCTGCCCACAATCAAGGAATGGCGACACAAGAGCGACTTTGGCCCTCTGCGCTACATCCATTTCCTGTCACTGGCCTATCTGGGCTGGGTGGTCGCGGGTGAAGGCGGCAAAAGACTGATGGCCTCTGGCGCGTCCTGGGCCGCCCGGGTCTGGGCAGTGCTGCTCAATGTGATCCTCAAGGTCGGACAGCAATCGCTGGCAGTGTTTGTTTTCTCCATGTGGCTGGCCCGGATGATCGGCTGGGGATTGGATCAGACCAATCGTGACATTCTGACCGTCGCCGCCGCAAATCTGATTGGCTTTGCCATGATCATCGCCTGCGCCTATGTGGCTGCCTGGTTCAAATCCCACCCCTGGAGAGCTAAACGCGCATGA
- a CDS encoding glucan biosynthesis protein G: MSLTRRSFLASALVSTSVLALSPASRAAGVAPFRHDMIIERARDMAARPYQPRPKVPQDWLDMSYEEYQTIWFRNKDALWADSDRSYNVDFFHPGLYFPRPIRVNTVEAGVTTPVPFDFALFDKTDKAPDLTIDDTLGYSGLRLRTEMSQPGIKNEFCVFQGASYFRAIGQDQFYGLSARGLALKTGDPMGEEFPDFTEFWLEAPAAGQRNIVIHALMDSPSITGAYRFDITPGEACEMEVEATLFAREDLPHVGVAPLTSMFLFDRTNHTRFDDFRPAVHDSDGLLVVNGNGEILWRPLANPKRLQISAFVDENPRGFGLMQRPRAYSDYADLEAHYHKRPGLWVEPRGNWGKGSVTLVEIPADQEIYDNIVAYWRPRGKYSAGDRIDLSYHLSWGLDPVLPVARVIDTASGERLFGKVGRLMVVDFEDHPLFADGPEALDIHINSPHVDTTSGVLQRNPETGGLRLAFAFDPEDRDHVELRAQLRRNGEPASEVWLYRWTA; the protein is encoded by the coding sequence ATGAGCCTGACCCGTCGTTCCTTTCTGGCCTCGGCATTGGTCAGCACCTCTGTTTTGGCCCTGTCGCCCGCATCCCGTGCCGCCGGAGTGGCCCCTTTCCGCCATGACATGATCATTGAACGGGCCCGTGACATGGCGGCCCGCCCCTATCAGCCGCGCCCCAAGGTGCCGCAGGACTGGCTCGACATGAGCTATGAGGAATACCAGACCATCTGGTTCCGCAACAAGGACGCGCTGTGGGCGGACAGCGACCGCAGCTATAACGTGGATTTCTTTCACCCCGGCCTGTATTTCCCCCGCCCGATCCGGGTGAACACGGTCGAAGCTGGCGTGACGACGCCGGTGCCTTTTGATTTTGCGCTGTTTGACAAAACCGACAAGGCACCTGACCTGACCATCGACGACACGTTGGGGTATTCCGGCCTGCGCCTGCGCACCGAAATGTCCCAACCCGGTATCAAGAACGAATTCTGCGTGTTTCAGGGTGCCAGCTACTTCCGGGCTATTGGCCAGGATCAATTCTATGGTCTTTCAGCGCGCGGGCTGGCGTTGAAAACCGGTGATCCCATGGGCGAGGAATTTCCCGATTTCACTGAATTCTGGCTTGAAGCGCCCGCAGCGGGTCAACGCAACATCGTGATTCACGCGCTAATGGACAGCCCTTCGATCACCGGCGCGTATCGGTTCGACATCACCCCCGGCGAAGCCTGCGAAATGGAGGTCGAGGCAACACTGTTTGCCCGCGAAGACCTGCCCCATGTCGGCGTTGCCCCGTTGACTTCGATGTTCCTGTTTGATCGCACCAACCACACGCGGTTCGACGACTTCCGCCCCGCCGTGCACGACAGCGATGGGCTGTTGGTGGTCAACGGCAATGGCGAAATCCTGTGGCGCCCGCTCGCCAATCCCAAGCGATTGCAGATTTCGGCCTTTGTCGATGAAAATCCGCGTGGTTTTGGTCTGATGCAACGCCCGCGCGCCTATTCCGATTATGCCGACCTGGAGGCTCATTATCACAAACGCCCAGGCCTGTGGGTCGAACCCCGTGGCAATTGGGGCAAAGGGTCTGTGACGCTGGTGGAGATCCCGGCGGATCAGGAGATCTATGACAATATCGTCGCCTATTGGCGCCCGCGCGGGAAATACAGCGCCGGGGACCGGATCGACCTGTCCTATCATCTCAGCTGGGGTTTGGACCCCGTCCTGCCCGTCGCCCGGGTGATAGACACCGCATCCGGCGAGCGCCTATTTGGCAAGGTGGGACGCCTGATGGTTGTCGACTTTGAGGACCACCCATTGTTTGCCGACGGCCCGGAGGCCTTGGATATCCATATCAATTCTCCGCATGTGGACACCACATCCGGCGTGTTACAGCGCAACCCGGAAACCGGGGGGCTGCGGCTGGCCTTTGCTTTTGATCCCGAGGACCGGGACCATGTCGAACTGAGGGCGCAATTGCGCCGGAACGGCGAGCCCGCCTCCGAGGTTTGGCTGTACAGGTGGACCGCATGA
- the mdoH gene encoding glucans biosynthesis glucosyltransferase MdoH yields the protein MTSDLPMMPPEQPLHMPAQNFAADFRDQNAPAQPGPAHVALWRGVTFSPAMLATAALTWVMYHWFAADGMMGLEIILLTLIAFNFFWICFTVSTVLLGLYSLSRRETAKRPEPVHPMRVALLMPIYNEVPWYVLGNARSMLEELRARGGVHAYTMFILSDTRDDAIAAQELASVAALRDMLPADTRIHYRRRPMNTDRKSGNIADWVSRWGAGYDAMLVLDADSLMTGRALSRLADALSRDPGAGLIQSFPQLIGAQSVFGRMQQFANGIYGLALAEGLARWCGQEGNYWGHNAIIRTRAFASCAGLPRLRSRLGRGDKLIMSHDFVEAGLLRRAGWTVRFLPRIRGSYEETPPTLIDHILRDRRWCQGNLQHINLLGARGFRAISRFHLLHGAIGYLMAPIWFALLVIWALIGRNEDASVLTYFSETNPLMPSWPDMSEPRHVLVILLIYAMLLAPKLLAIAALPLTGTRFSELGGAGRFVISLVSEILLAVLYAPILMVQQMIAVFRTLLGLQRGWSPQARDGGEYDLRTLVQCHALETLSGLALWSGILAGVVSIWLVPIALSLVLAIPLSWLSGSGSLGRRGIWMGTREVFAEPQITRAARHYRRELKTLLDGTPSGSSPAE from the coding sequence ATGACATCCGATCTGCCCATGATGCCACCGGAACAGCCGCTGCATATGCCCGCACAGAATTTTGCGGCCGACTTTCGCGATCAAAACGCCCCCGCTCAGCCGGGGCCGGCACATGTCGCCCTGTGGCGTGGCGTGACGTTTTCCCCTGCGATGCTGGCCACGGCAGCATTGACTTGGGTCATGTATCATTGGTTTGCAGCTGATGGGATGATGGGGCTCGAAATCATCCTGTTGACCCTGATCGCCTTCAACTTCTTTTGGATCTGCTTCACCGTTTCAACGGTTTTGCTGGGGCTTTATTCGCTGTCCCGCCGTGAAACCGCCAAACGTCCCGAACCGGTGCATCCGATGCGGGTGGCGCTGTTGATGCCGATCTACAACGAAGTCCCCTGGTATGTGCTGGGCAATGCGCGCTCGATGCTCGAAGAGCTGCGGGCCCGCGGGGGCGTTCATGCGTATACGATGTTCATCCTGTCCGACACCCGCGATGATGCCATTGCCGCACAGGAGCTGGCCTCGGTTGCGGCATTGCGGGACATGCTGCCTGCGGACACCCGCATTCACTATCGCCGGCGTCCCATGAACACGGATCGCAAATCCGGAAACATCGCAGATTGGGTCAGTCGCTGGGGTGCAGGATATGACGCAATGCTGGTGCTGGATGCCGACAGCCTGATGACCGGACGTGCGCTTTCGCGGTTGGCGGATGCACTGTCGCGCGATCCGGGAGCCGGGCTGATCCAGAGCTTTCCGCAGTTGATCGGAGCGCAATCCGTCTTTGGTCGGATGCAACAGTTTGCCAATGGTATCTATGGGCTGGCCCTCGCCGAAGGACTGGCCCGATGGTGCGGACAGGAAGGCAATTACTGGGGGCACAACGCAATCATCCGCACGCGGGCCTTTGCCAGCTGTGCCGGGTTGCCACGCCTGCGGTCCCGGCTGGGACGCGGTGACAAGCTGATCATGAGCCATGATTTCGTCGAGGCCGGGCTCTTGCGTCGGGCCGGATGGACGGTCCGTTTTCTGCCCCGCATTCGCGGATCGTACGAGGAAACCCCACCGACGCTGATCGACCACATCCTGAGGGACAGACGGTGGTGTCAGGGAAATCTGCAACACATCAATTTGCTGGGTGCCCGCGGGTTCCGCGCGATTTCCCGGTTCCATCTGCTGCACGGGGCGATCGGCTATCTGATGGCCCCAATCTGGTTTGCTTTGCTGGTGATCTGGGCACTGATCGGACGCAACGAAGACGCCTCGGTCCTGACCTATTTCAGCGAAACCAATCCTCTGATGCCATCCTGGCCGGATATGAGCGAACCCCGCCATGTGCTGGTGATCCTGCTGATTTATGCGATGCTGCTGGCACCCAAACTGTTGGCGATAGCCGCGCTGCCCCTGACCGGCACACGATTTTCCGAACTGGGCGGTGCCGGGCGTTTCGTAATCTCTTTGGTGTCGGAAATTCTGCTGGCTGTGCTTTATGCGCCGATCCTGATGGTGCAACAGATGATCGCAGTGTTTCGGACCCTGCTGGGGCTACAGCGCGGCTGGTCTCCACAGGCTCGCGATGGCGGAGAATACGACCTGCGGACACTGGTACAGTGTCATGCGCTGGAAACCCTCAGCGGGTTGGCGCTGTGGAGCGGGATCCTGGCCGGGGTGGTCTCGATCTGGCTGGTTCCGATCGCGCTCAGCCTGGTACTGGCCATCCCGCTCTCCTGGCTCAGCGGCAGCGGTTCCCTGGGGCGTCGCGGGATCTGGATGGGCACCCGCGAGGTCTTTGCCGAACCACAGATCACCCGTGCAGCCCGCCATTATCGCCGAGAGCTGAAAACCCTGTTGGACGGTACACCCAGCGGATCATCGCCGGCCGAATAA
- a CDS encoding polyhydroxybutyrate depolymerase, with protein MTNSWSLRALGCAVSVCAGLLAGQARAGCGTASEACSMDSGRYHIVLPPPDEANDAGAAAPVVMVLHGYGGSGAGVLKMRTMVDGLTQRGYAVIAPTAERRNGGNRIWVFYPGWEGRDDAAFLRDVVADAANRFNVSDTRVLLSGFSAGAFMVNYLACATPEAYPAYAPVSGGFWRPMPTSCKGPVRLFHTHGWRDGVVPLEGRKLSNGKFEQGDIFAGLEIWRDTNGCDGHKPGRTGQSGSFLYRSWNECAPGAALQLALFPGGHQVPKGWADLVLDWFETQVPDDDTDR; from the coding sequence ATGACGAACAGTTGGTCGTTACGGGCGCTAGGCTGCGCGGTTTCGGTGTGTGCGGGACTGCTGGCTGGCCAGGCCAGAGCCGGGTGCGGGACTGCCTCCGAGGCCTGCAGCATGGACAGCGGACGGTATCATATCGTTTTACCGCCTCCGGATGAGGCCAACGATGCAGGCGCCGCTGCGCCCGTTGTGATGGTCCTGCATGGCTATGGCGGCTCGGGCGCTGGTGTGCTGAAAATGCGCACCATGGTCGATGGGTTGACGCAGCGGGGCTATGCGGTGATTGCGCCGACGGCTGAACGGCGCAACGGAGGCAACCGGATCTGGGTGTTCTACCCGGGATGGGAAGGCCGCGACGACGCTGCGTTTCTGCGCGATGTGGTGGCTGACGCAGCGAACCGGTTCAATGTCTCTGACACCCGGGTCTTGCTGTCGGGGTTCTCGGCGGGTGCCTTTATGGTGAATTATCTGGCCTGTGCCACACCAGAAGCCTATCCAGCCTATGCACCGGTGTCCGGCGGGTTCTGGCGCCCGATGCCGACCAGCTGCAAGGGACCGGTCAGGCTGTTCCATACGCATGGGTGGCGTGACGGGGTTGTGCCGCTGGAAGGACGCAAGCTGTCCAATGGAAAATTCGAGCAGGGCGACATTTTTGCCGGGCTCGAGATCTGGCGCGACACCAACGGATGTGATGGGCACAAACCCGGTCGGACCGGGCAGTCGGGCTCCTTTCTATACCGATCCTGGAATGAGTGTGCCCCCGGTGCCGCGTTGCAGCTGGCGTTGTTCCCTGGTGGTCACCAAGTGCCCAAAGGCTGGGCCGATCTGGTTTTGGACTGGTTCGAAACACAGGTGCCTGACGACGATACGGATCGGTGA
- a CDS encoding rhodanese-like domain-containing protein: MRESKKSHSTLSRRKVIVVGAVGAAALVGGAWWRRQAPDYDGGKLTVAQAHQQAKSGAVILIDIRTPREWRATGIGDGAHPIDMRRDDFVAALQSVAGSDPSAPIALICARGVRSARMSLRLSAAGFSNIIDVPEGMLGSGAGPGWIRAGLPVEKW, encoded by the coding sequence ATGCGAGAGAGCAAGAAAAGCCACTCCACTCTGTCACGGCGCAAGGTCATTGTCGTTGGCGCAGTGGGTGCGGCGGCATTGGTCGGGGGGGCGTGGTGGCGTCGTCAGGCCCCGGACTATGACGGCGGCAAGCTGACGGTTGCGCAGGCCCATCAGCAGGCCAAATCCGGTGCCGTGATCCTGATCGACATTCGCACTCCGCGTGAATGGCGCGCGACCGGCATTGGTGACGGCGCGCATCCCATCGATATGCGGCGGGATGATTTCGTGGCCGCGCTACAGTCGGTTGCCGGGTCGGACCCATCGGCTCCGATTGCGCTGATCTGTGCCCGGGGCGTGCGCTCTGCGCGGATGAGCCTGCGGCTCAGCGCGGCCGGGTTCTCCAATATCATCGACGTCCCCGAGGGCATGTTGGGATCGGGGGCCGGACCGGGATGGATTCGCGCCGGGCTCCCCGTTGAAAAATGGTAG
- a CDS encoding monovalent cation/H+ antiporter subunit A, producing the protein MSLFLIAALPFLGAIFPALLIRAGRNASSMSAGLVTLLALIGLLVNAPAVMQGQVLHAQLDWLPGLGLNANFFLDGLGLLFAGLILGIGLLIIIYARFYLSREDPMGNFYAYLLLFQGAMVGIVLSDNILLLLVFWELTSLSSFLLIGYWKHLPEGRAGARMALTVTGMGGLAMIGGMLILGNIVGSYDLSVILQNKDLIQASPYYLPALLLILAGCFTKSAQFPFHFWLPHAMAAPTPVSAYLHSATMVKAGIFLMARMWPVLAGTPEWFYIVATTGLITMLIGAVIALFKDDLKALLAFSTVSHLGLITMLLGFGTTAAATAAVFHIINHATFKAALFMSAGIVDHEAHTRDIKRLGGLRHLMPVTFTIALVAALSMAGIPPFNGFISKEMMLEETLHTAWAGSPYVFPVLAVVAALFSAAYSFRYIVHVFLGPKRHDYPAHPHDPGVGMWLAPAFLTCLVVLIGLFPQTIAAPLVEVTAAAVTGAGDHFEHIHLAVWHGFNTALFMSATATAIGALLLWRHRQLQAIWNALPRPEAKIIFEAIIGFFSDLANAITDALHNGSITRYAAIFVVFVLGLGGYAYLTGVAAAPTRDVQSVGALPVIAWMCLIGATGAVIFKHHNRFLALILIGVIGLVVSMAFNYLSAPDLALTQISVEVVTIILMLLALNFMPKETPHESSTGRKLRDGVLAIGSGAGIGGLVYALMTRDFIAPSIAEFHLANSYTGGGGTNVVNVILVDFRGFDTFGEITVLGIAAIVIYALTEALLGSRVRARLLNRKPDQPQDGDPHPLMMVVATRVMMPIALMVAAYIFFRGHNLPGGGFIAGLVAAIAVIMQYMASGFTWAMERQRFFFHGIIGAGVLIAAITGMGAWFNDVPFLTSDFGYVYLPGLEKFELATAALFDLGVFLAVVGAVMLALESLARLAWQPGMDSEHAMDINPARDDAPKNTNEV; encoded by the coding sequence GTGTCCCTATTTCTGATTGCAGCCCTGCCCTTTCTCGGAGCTATCTTTCCCGCTCTCCTGATCCGCGCCGGACGCAATGCGTCGTCTATGTCCGCCGGGCTGGTAACTTTGCTGGCCTTGATCGGCTTGCTGGTCAACGCACCCGCGGTGATGCAGGGACAGGTTCTGCACGCTCAGCTGGACTGGCTTCCCGGCCTGGGGTTGAATGCCAACTTCTTTCTCGACGGTTTGGGGCTGCTGTTTGCCGGGCTGATTCTTGGCATCGGACTGTTGATCATCATCTACGCGCGCTTTTACCTGTCCCGCGAAGATCCAATGGGAAATTTCTATGCCTATCTGCTGCTGTTTCAAGGGGCGATGGTCGGGATTGTCCTGTCGGACAACATCCTGCTTTTGCTGGTGTTCTGGGAGCTGACGTCGCTGTCGTCCTTCCTGCTGATCGGGTATTGGAAACACTTGCCCGAAGGGCGCGCAGGCGCGCGGATGGCGTTGACGGTCACCGGTATGGGTGGCTTGGCGATGATCGGTGGTATGTTGATCCTGGGCAATATCGTCGGATCCTATGATCTGTCGGTGATCCTGCAAAACAAGGATCTGATCCAGGCGTCGCCCTATTACCTGCCAGCGCTGCTGTTGATTCTGGCCGGGTGTTTCACCAAATCGGCGCAATTCCCGTTCCATTTCTGGCTGCCCCACGCGATGGCAGCACCAACACCTGTGTCGGCCTATCTGCACTCGGCCACCATGGTAAAGGCCGGGATATTCCTGATGGCCCGCATGTGGCCGGTTCTGGCCGGCACGCCGGAATGGTTCTATATCGTTGCCACCACAGGCCTGATCACCATGCTGATCGGCGCGGTGATTGCCTTGTTCAAGGATGATCTCAAGGCGCTGCTCGCCTTTTCGACGGTCAGCCACCTGGGTCTGATCACCATGTTGCTGGGTTTTGGCACCACCGCTGCGGCCACGGCTGCCGTCTTTCACATCATCAACCACGCGACGTTCAAGGCGGCCTTGTTCATGTCGGCCGGGATCGTGGACCACGAAGCCCACACCCGCGACATCAAACGGCTGGGCGGCCTGCGCCACCTGATGCCAGTGACATTCACCATCGCGCTGGTTGCGGCGCTGTCGATGGCGGGCATTCCCCCGTTCAACGGTTTCATTTCCAAGGAGATGATGCTGGAGGAAACCCTGCACACGGCTTGGGCCGGATCCCCTTATGTGTTCCCTGTTCTGGCAGTTGTCGCCGCGCTGTTCTCGGCGGCCTATTCGTTTCGCTATATCGTGCATGTGTTCCTGGGGCCCAAACGCCACGATTACCCGGCCCACCCCCATGACCCCGGTGTCGGCATGTGGCTGGCCCCGGCGTTCCTGACCTGTCTGGTGGTGCTGATCGGCCTGTTCCCGCAAACCATTGCTGCGCCGTTGGTCGAAGTGACCGCCGCCGCCGTCACCGGCGCGGGCGACCATTTCGAACATATACATCTGGCCGTCTGGCACGGGTTCAACACCGCCTTGTTCATGTCGGCGACAGCCACGGCCATTGGTGCGCTGTTGTTGTGGCGTCACCGCCAGCTGCAGGCCATCTGGAACGCCCTGCCCCGCCCCGAAGCCAAGATCATCTTCGAGGCGATCATCGGCTTCTTCTCGGATCTGGCCAATGCCATTACGGATGCGTTGCACAATGGATCGATCACCCGGTATGCCGCGATTTTTGTGGTATTTGTGCTGGGGCTGGGCGGCTATGCCTATCTGACCGGTGTTGCCGCGGCCCCAACCCGCGACGTGCAGTCGGTTGGTGCGCTTCCAGTGATTGCCTGGATGTGTCTGATCGGGGCCACCGGTGCCGTCATCTTCAAACACCACAACCGGTTCCTGGCCTTGATCCTGATCGGGGTCATCGGGTTGGTGGTGTCGATGGCGTTCAACTATCTGTCCGCCCCCGATCTGGCCCTGACCCAGATTTCGGTCGAGGTCGTCACCATCATCCTGATGCTGCTGGCGCTGAACTTTATGCCCAAGGAAACCCCGCACGAAAGCTCCACCGGGCGCAAGCTACGCGACGGGGTGCTGGCGATTGGGTCGGGCGCGGGCATCGGTGGACTGGTCTATGCGCTGATGACCCGCGATTTCATCGCGCCGTCGATCGCGGAATTCCATCTGGCCAATTCCTATACCGGCGGTGGGGGCACCAATGTGGTCAATGTGATCCTGGTGGATTTCCGGGGCTTTGATACCTTTGGGGAAATCACCGTTCTGGGGATCGCCGCCATTGTCATCTATGCCCTGACAGAAGCCTTGTTGGGGTCGCGCGTGCGGGCCCGCCTGCTGAACCGCAAACCGGATCAACCCCAGGACGGCGACCCGCACCCGCTGATGATGGTTGTCGCAACCCGCGTGATGATGCCCATCGCGCTGATGGTTGCGGCCTATATCTTCTTCCGCGGTCACAACCTGCCCGGCGGCGGTTTCATCGCCGGTTTGGTCGCGGCGATTGCGGTGATCATGCAATATATGGCCTCTGGCTTTACCTGGGCGATGGAACGACAGCGGTTCTTCTTTCACGGCATCATCGGTGCCGGGGTGTTGATTGCTGCGATCACTGGCATGGGGGCCTGGTTCAATGACGTGCCGTTCCTGACGTCGGATTTTGGCTATGTCTATCTGCCGGGCCTGGAGAAATTCGAACTGGCCACCGCTGCGCTGTTTGATCTGGGGGTTTTCCTCGCGGTTGTCGGTGCGGTGATGTTGGCGCTGGAAAGCCTGGCCCGGTTGGCCTGGCAACCCGGCATGGACAGTGAACACGCCATGGATATCAACCCGGCCCGTGATGACGCGCCCAAGAACACAAACGAGGTCTGA
- a CDS encoding Na+/H+ antiporter subunit C gives MEFLVASAVGMLTAAGIYLILRQRTFPVILGLSLLSYAVNVFIFAAGRLATNAPPILNKYADVPYSDPLPQALVLTAIVISFGMTAVVVMIALGAYLSARTDRVNMTDDATNTGDEA, from the coding sequence ATGGAGTTTCTTGTCGCCAGCGCCGTAGGCATGCTGACCGCTGCGGGGATCTATCTGATCCTGCGCCAGCGTACCTTTCCGGTCATCCTGGGGCTTTCGCTGCTGAGCTATGCGGTGAATGTATTCATCTTTGCCGCCGGACGGCTGGCCACCAACGCGCCTCCGATCCTGAACAAATACGCCGATGTGCCCTATTCCGACCCGCTGCCGCAGGCGCTGGTGCTGACGGCCATCGTGATTTCGTTCGGCATGACGGCGGTGGTGGTGATGATCGCGCTGGGTGCTTATCTGAGTGCGCGCACTGATCGGGTCAACATGACCGACGATGCGACCAACACAGGAGACGAGGCATGA